From Streptomyces sp. Edi4, one genomic window encodes:
- the rplX gene encoding 50S ribosomal protein L24 has protein sequence MKIKKGDLVQVITGKDKGKQGKVIAAFPREDRVLVEGVNRVKKHTKAGQTARGSQTGGIVTTEAPIHVSNVQLVVEKDGNKVVTRVGFRFDDEGNKIRVAKRTGEDI, from the coding sequence ATGAAGATCAAGAAGGGCGACCTGGTTCAGGTCATCACCGGTAAGGACAAGGGCAAGCAGGGCAAGGTCATCGCGGCCTTCCCCCGCGAGGACCGCGTCCTGGTCGAGGGTGTCAACCGGGTCAAGAAGCACACCAAGGCCGGCCAGACCGCTCGCGGTTCGCAGACCGGTGGCATTGTGACGACCGAGGCCCCGATCCACGTGAGCAACGTTCAGCTCGTCGTGGAGAAGGACGGCAACAAGGTCGTCACCCGCGTCGGTTTCCGCTTCGACGACGAGGGCAACAAGATCCGCGTTGCCAAGCGGACGGGTGAGGACATCTGA
- the rpsQ gene encoding 30S ribosomal protein S17 codes for MSEKNVTETTEARGFRKTREGLVVSDKMDKTVVVAVEDRVKHALYGKVIRRTNKLKAHDEQNAAGVGDRVLIMETRPLSASKRWRIVEILEKAK; via the coding sequence ATGAGCGAGAAGAATGTGACTGAGACGACTGAAGCGCGCGGTTTCCGCAAGACCCGTGAGGGTCTGGTCGTCAGCGACAAGATGGACAAGACCGTCGTCGTCGCTGTCGAGGACCGTGTGAAGCACGCGCTGTACGGCAAGGTCATCCGCCGTACGAACAAGCTCAAGGCGCACGACGAGCAGAACGCTGCCGGCGTCGGCGACCGCGTCCTCATCATGGAGACGCGTCCGCTGTCGGCGAGCAAGCGCTGGCGCATCGTCGAGATCCTCGAGAAGGCCAAGTAA
- a CDS encoding type Z 30S ribosomal protein S14 — protein sequence MAKKALIAKAARKPKFGVRGYTRCQRCGRPHSVYRKFGLCRVCLREMAHRGELPGVTKSSW from the coding sequence ATGGCGAAGAAGGCTCTCATCGCGAAGGCTGCCCGCAAGCCCAAGTTCGGTGTGCGTGGCTACACCCGCTGCCAGCGCTGCGGTCGTCCCCACTCCGTGTACCGCAAGTTCGGCCTGTGCCGCGTCTGCCTCCGTGAGATGGCTCACCGTGGCGAGCTGCCGGGCGTGACCAAGAGCTCCTGGTAA
- the rplE gene encoding 50S ribosomal protein L5, with the protein MATTTTPRLKTKYREEIAGKLREEFSYENVMQVPGLVKIVVNMGVGDAARDSKLMDGAVRDLTTITGQKPAVTKARKSIAQFKLREGQPIGCHVTLRGDRMWEFLDRTLSLALPRIRDFRGLSPKQFDGRGNYTFGLTEQVMFHEIDQDKIDRTRGMDITVVTTATNDDEGRALLRHLGFPFKEA; encoded by the coding sequence ATGGCTACCACCACCACTCCGCGTCTCAAGACGAAGTACCGCGAGGAAATCGCGGGCAAGCTGCGTGAGGAGTTCTCGTACGAGAACGTCATGCAGGTTCCCGGCCTCGTCAAGATCGTGGTCAACATGGGTGTCGGCGACGCCGCCCGCGACTCCAAGCTGATGGACGGCGCGGTTCGCGACCTCACCACGATCACCGGACAGAAGCCGGCCGTCACCAAGGCCCGCAAGTCCATCGCGCAGTTCAAGCTGCGCGAGGGTCAGCCGATCGGCTGCCACGTCACCCTCCGCGGTGACCGCATGTGGGAGTTCCTGGACCGTACGCTGTCGCTCGCGCTGCCGCGTATCCGTGACTTCCGCGGTCTGTCGCCGAAGCAGTTCGACGGCCGTGGCAACTACACCTTCGGTCTCACGGAGCAGGTCATGTTCCACGAGATCGACCAGGACAAGATCGACCGTACCCGGGGTATGGACATCACCGTGGTCACCACGGCGACCAACGACGACGAGGGCCGTGCCCTCCTTCGTCACCTCGGCTTCCCCTTCAAGGAGGCGTAA
- the rplN gene encoding 50S ribosomal protein L14, whose amino-acid sequence MIQQESRLRVADNTGAKEILCIRVLGGSGRRYAGIGDVIVATVKDAIPGGNVKKGDVVKAVVVRTVKERRRQDGSYIRFDENAAVILKNDGDPRGTRIFGPVGRELREKKFMKIISLAPEVL is encoded by the coding sequence GTGATCCAGCAGGAGTCGCGACTGCGCGTCGCCGACAACACTGGTGCAAAGGAAATCCTTTGCATCCGTGTGCTCGGTGGCTCCGGTCGCCGCTACGCGGGTATCGGTGACGTCATCGTCGCCACCGTCAAGGACGCGATCCCCGGTGGCAACGTGAAGAAGGGCGACGTCGTCAAGGCTGTCGTCGTGCGCACCGTCAAGGAGCGTCGTCGTCAGGACGGCTCGTACATCCGCTTCGACGAGAACGCGGCCGTCATCCTCAAGAACGATGGCGACCCCCGCGGCACCCGCATCTTCGGCCCGGTGGGCCGGGAGCTGCGCGAGAAGAAGTTCATGAAGATCATCTCGCTCGCGCCGGAGGTGCTGTAA